A single region of the Ptychodera flava strain L36383 unplaced genomic scaffold, AS_Pfla_20210202 Scaffold_110__1_contigs__length_247015_pilon, whole genome shotgun sequence genome encodes:
- the LOC139126634 gene encoding uncharacterized protein, with protein sequence MDVVSLYTNIPHQYGITAVKEALREHNISTPNPDLIAEMLEFILTKNFFQFNNEFFLQLQGTAVGTKVAPAYANIDSSKLEKDILTSTPKKQQKWKRFIDDIHFRWPHTTDELIQFYTFCNNIHETLKFTIEHSNSELPFLDNIRIIRNNQRETKV encoded by the coding sequence ATGGATGTTGTCTCCCTTTATACAAACATACCCCACCAATACGGAATTACAGCTGTGAAGGAGGCACTCAGAGAGCATAACATTTCAACGCCCAATCCTGATCTCATTGCAGAAATGTTAGAATTTATCCTGACGAAAAATTTCTTCCAGTTCAACAATGAATTTTTCCTTCAACTACAAGGTACAGCCGTGGGAACAAAAGTAGCACCTGCCTACGCAAATATTGACTCGAGCAAACTTGAGAAAGATATCCTCACGAGCACTCCGAAGAAACAACAAAAATGGAAAAGATTCATAGATGACATCCATTTCCGTTGGCCGCACACCACTGATGAACTCATACAATTTTACACCTTCTGCAATAACATACATGAAACTCTAAAATTCACCATCGAACACAGCAACAGCGAATTGCCATTTCTTGACAACATTAGGATCATACGCAACAATCAGAGAGAAACCAAAGTTTAG